The DNA segment GGCGCAGCATCTGGTCGGCGGTCCAGCGGACCGTGGCGACGGTCGGGATGCCCAGGCGCTGGTACACCTCGGCACGGCGGGGGTCGTAGATCCGGGCGGCCACGTTCTCCACGCCGAACATCTCGCGGGCCACCCGGGCGGAGATGATGTTGGAGTTGTCACCGCTGGAGACCGCGGCGAAGGCGCCCGCCTCCTCGATGCCCGCCTCGCGCAGGGTGTCCTGGTCGAAGCCCACACCGGTGACCCGGCGGCCGCCGAACCCCGGTCCGAGCCTGCGGAAGGCGGTGGGGTCCCGGTCGATCACGGCGACCGTGTGTCCCTGTTGCTCCAGGGTCTGGGCGAGAGCGGAACCCACTCTGCCGCAGCCCATGA comes from the Streptomyces seoulensis genome and includes:
- a CDS encoding potassium channel family protein, which produces MHIVIMGCGRVGSALAQTLEQQGHTVAVIDRDPTAFRRLGPGFGGRRVTGVGFDQDTLREAGIEEAGAFAAVSSGDNSNIISARVAREMFGVENVAARIYDPRRAEVYQRLGIPTVATVRWTADQMLRRLLPSGAEPLWRDPTGGVQLAEVHASAKWVGHKISKLQEETGVRVAFLTRLGEAVLPTSQTVLQEGDLVHVMMRTDEVQKVEAAFADGPEEEAGH